GCTTCGTGTCTCCAGACAAAGAGCAGCGGTCAGGAGTACTGTTTCTCTGTACCGTGGCTTTGTTTCTGCTTCAATCCGCCGTAATGAGCAAAACGGTAAGTCCTTTGAAAGCTTAGTAAAGTTTGTCATAGCAGCTTAATGGTTAAAGCTTGTTTAGTACTGGCTATAGGAGTAAAGCTTCCGTTGACTCTTGATCTCCGATGTACAGTTTTGCtattaattatatatcggAAGTTAGGCTTGTGTGCCCattcattcttttctaTATTTTACAGACCTAAAAAGTaatcaaaagaatgaaaatcGACGTTGCCTATAGCCCACTCTCTTAAAACGCTTTCTATTTCATCTATTAAGTCGCTTAGTAGATATGACTTGTTAATTTGTGCTGCCGATACATTTTAGGGCTTTTTAGCTTAATTTTTATCTCCTTCACTAACATTCTTTTAGTTGTAAAAGCCGCCGCTCAAGAATTAGCCAACGCTAAGGAACCTTCTGATTTGATCGGACCTGGTGGTCGTGACGGCGAGGTTCCAACTGATTTGGAGCAAGCCACTGGTTTGGAACGATATGAACTTTTATCAGAGCTTTCAGGGAGAGATGCATTTGATATGAAACCGTTGGATGCTTCTCGTAAAGGCACATTGACGGATCCTATAATGGTCACTTCTCTTGATCCTTACCGTCATATTGGCTGTACTGGTAGTCCTTCTGGTTCacataatttaatttggATGACTGTCTACAAAGACAAACTCCGCCGTTGTCCTGAATGCGGATCTGtatacaaattaaaattcatGGGAGATCCCAACGCTGAACACAGTCATTAGTATGCTTACCAATCTTCCATATCCCCTTGCTATTTTCATACTCTTTTATAACAATTTAGCTCTTTTATTTgaactttgaaaaatcaatgaaaaCTGTATGCTGATCTATTTCTTATTTTGGGAACGATTCGATTATTCGTAAACGTATATCTTATAAATAATTCTATCTATTCAACCATATCTTAGTTGTTAATTCAAGCaccattctttttttcttgtagTCATGCGGAAATATGATCTAATTATCGTTCCGAGTTTCATAAACGATAGTTATTTATTGATATACCACATCAGTGGTAAGTCAATAAActtgtattttaaattttccgatattaaacttttaataaagcaacGTATTTTCAAGCCATTCTCTAACCATTTGAGGGTCTTTAGATGGAGCCATGTGCCCAACCGAGTTGGACAATGTAAAGGCTAAGTTACGTTCATCCAAAGTAAATCCATTAGTTGTCTCTAAACTTCCAGGAGATTGAGTGAATCCCTGCCATCCATTCCATGTTGTATTTTGCAATGCCAAAAGAGTTCCGGTCcaaagaatttgaagatcCAATGCCCCAGCTAAGAAAGACACTTTGTATTTTTCTGTTAAGCGTGGAATTATTTCAACGAGAACTGATTCTACGTTGTTACTCACAATCTTTTTGTATAAGTCAAAATTGCATCCGTCTGCGAAGACACCCTCGCCGCTTGTCAACGCAGTTGAAGCTTTCGTAGCATGTAAAGAAGAGCGAACATCTTCTCTGTTCAGGTATGTGATTAAGGGATCATTATACTCATTGAAACTACAATCAAGGCTAACATCATAAGTTATGACACAGCTGTTCTCTagataaagtaaaaagttAGAAAGGGAATACAAGTCACATCcagaaattgaattaaataCATTCCCAATGTCTTCACCATCGAGAGCTTCCCGCTTCCTTAGAGAAGTAGATGTGCTAAAGTTGTACTCTGGTCTCCATATTGGGTATTGTTCAGTAGGAAACGTCAATCTGTTCAAAACTGAATCATATTGACATTCTTTATTGCGCTTTTTAAACTCTTCAGATATTGTGGAAGAagtattattaaaatagtATCCAAGTTTGCTGATATGTTCCACCCAAATAGAAGCAGTAATTTGTTCTTGAGTTTCGTAGTCCGCCGTAAGTCCACTGACGATTCCCACGCccataaaatttatattcaaaGATGGTTCAGAAAGTAATGCCTCTGCAAAATTGGCGCTCCATATGCTACCGTAGCTTTCGCCGACAAGGTAGagctttttcttcattaagTGGGGAAACTTTTGGTAAAATGATTTCAGGGCATTTACAAAATCTGAAGAAGCTTCTTCAATCGTAGTTGTATATGCCGCCTGTCCTTGGGAGTACCCCGTACCAAATGGCTGATCTAACCATAACATGTTGGCGAAGTTTGTCCAAGATTCAGGATTAAGGGATGGTGAGGGGCTACTTTGGGATATTTCAATGGGTCCATTTTCACTGAAAAAGCCTAATGTTCCAGCGCATCCAGGTCCTCCTTGAAGCCATACTATGAAAGTTTCCGAATCAACAACAGCAGGGGCatatgtataaaaaagtGATTTATCGGAATTCGCTTCCAAGTATCCAGAATATAATTCCGGTAATGATCCCTTAAATTCAGGAAGTGATTTAATTCGATCCGAAGAAGGAGCAGCGTGTTGTCTAGGTTGAACAGTCTGATTCGAGGAAGCAGAACTCGTGTTGGCTTGTTGTATACTGCATTTCCAATGTACAGTGTAAGTTGGTAAAGCGTGAATGATAGTCAAttcaattattataatagcAAAAagagatttcaaaaataaagacaGCATTGAAAAGAGAGACAATGATTTTGAGCCTATGAGAAAAGCGTTAGCgctaaattaaatataatatttatcatATTTGGAATATATTGATGTATTCAGTTTCGAAACAATTCTTGAAAAGTGACTATAATTTTATACGCTTCAGTATTTCGAAAAATGTGAAAATGCTATGACTTACTCGAATAAAGAAACCGGATTGTTTATCtgattcattttcataAGAGTTGCATGCTATATATGATAATACATAATAATGGGGATTCACTTGAATAGATTAGCATTGTCCATTGTTTACAATCAACAACAATAGAGATGGGCAACAAAGACACCCAGCGAAGTACCATTTACTAGTAATAGGCTAATTCATTTAAGTTTTTCAACACAATAGTCCTTAATGAAAAAACCAATTGTTTCGTTTACGCGGCAAGTGAATAGGGTAGGACTAGAATAACCTATGGTCTGTTTAAATCGAAAACCAGCTTATTTCAGCAGCGATCATTTATGCATTCTTAATGCTTAACAATGCGAGGCGACTCAAAGAATGGAGAAAATTGATTGTTTTATGACCGGTGGAATCGAATAATTTGACTTTTGCTATGAAGGCTTTAGCCCttagaaataaagaaataaaataaaaaatagatagataacaagaaaaaatcaatgtcaaataatttagttgtattaatgaaaaataagaaataactaaattaaaaaaatataaatacatTTATATATTAGTAACactatttctttttaaagacCTTGAAATATTATGTGAGAAACTTAAaaactaataaaaataaataaatataaaaatataaagaaaaagaaaaaaattaaaaattatatatacaATATACTAATAAACATAGTgattaattaaatgaaaaaaataaatgtttcttAAAGCATGGTTAAAACACACAATGGCGGATTTCTAGCCATGTAGCTCAATTTTTCTGTTGATCCGTTCTTGAATTATAGTATAGAAATTATTGCAATTGCATGAAAAAACTTATCATGAAActtttttggtaaaaagAGCTTCAGTTTGTTGTTTTCATGTTCGAAAGACAGTTtctattaatatttatatccGTCCTAGAATGAATAGTAACTTGGTGcaccaaaaaaaacattgcAAACAAACACAGCTGTATTCTGTCTGCAACTTGCTTTTATGGGgaagttttttatataaaacattttgttGTTTACTTAACAATATACTTTAACCAAATATTATTCTCTAAATTGTTTAGTAGCTTGTTGCGTCATTTAGCTAGTAAACACCAAAAATCGGCTGTTGTCAAAACGGCCGCCGTTTTGCACATACAATAAAGAACCCACTACCCCATAATCTTTATAATAAACAgcttttaattaatttcttttttaatatagaTTTTATTTCCTATAATTTCTCTCTTAATTTCTAGATGGAACTAAATAAGATCCTGCATAGATGACGGAATCTGAAAGGACTTCACATCTTGATATTCTCTACGAAAATCAACGTGGGTATGACAAAGCAATTTTGCAGTTTGAAACTAAACATTTATACTTAGTATTATGCTATGTGGGGTACCCTATTTCTCTGAAAAATCATTGTTGAATTTTGACCCTGCTCCTTGGGTTGATCAGCATTTTGTTGCGTCTCCTGTCTCAACGAAAACAGCAACTTGTCCTGATCCTAGTTGGGAATGGGTATGTCAATAACTTCTTCTCTGTCTTCCTCTAGGACGATAGCGATAAGACCAGCATATAGTTTGCTTGAAAACTGTTTGCTAACAATATACTGCTTTTGTTGTAACATTTTCCTCTCTGAATTTAAGAAAGCTATTTGTTTTACACCAATGAAATTAGCTGTAGTTGAACCATCCTTTGGCTCAATTATTTAAGTTTCATTTGGTTCTTTGCTTTTGGTTAGCTAAATTTGTGAATGGATGTGTTACCAAAAAAGCAGTTTAAATGTATAGGCATGGCAGCGTTGGTATATTGACATGTCCGGCGATGTCGATGAATCAGGTTGGCAGTATGGGTTTTCATTTACCATGAACAATTGGCATGGTAAACCGGTTTCTCTTCATTCGTTTGTTCGTCGCAGACGATGGATCCGGAAGCGAAAAAAGGTATAATACATCACAGGCTACTTTAATTGTGCTAGTTTGAAAATTCGTTCCGTTCATATTTTAACGTTTTCTATAGAAAGAATTGCGACGAGATGAACTTCCTCTTGTTCCAGAGTCCTTCACAATCTCCTCTTCATATCCCATACAAAGGTCAAGTACTCAAACACGAAGCAGCTTTGAAGATGATTCATCGGACTTTGATCTTTCAGAGGTTACCACCATTCCCGCCCTTTTACGCGCTCTTCAGGATAGTCGAATTGACCGTGAAAAATTGGAAGCCCTAGCAACCTTTTTGGCTTCCGCCAGTATAGATGAAAAGGTTTATGTAAAAAACTGCAAAAAGGACCTTCTCAAAaactttgtttttgaaCATAGTTGCCGTAAAGCTAATGAACTCCTAAATGCGTCGCTGACTGCGGCAGAAGCATCTACCTCCCAAGTGGCTTTACGAGAATCTCCAACTCCCCAGGATTGAACAAGATAATCAGCCCACTAATTTCTGACTGTATCCATTTCAATTAGTTTATTATCGTCTTTCCTCGAATGCTTTCCTCTATAAACGAAAAGGATCTGAAAGATGTGATACGTTCTTAAAGATACACAcgtgtttttttaatggtTGTTTATGCTTTATTTATAGCCAAGTTTGCAAAATTGATGTCGCTAACTTGTATCTTAACAATTCGCTCACTACTACTACAGAAAGGTATATACAATTAATGAATACTctcgttttttaaataaggATATATTTGTGTTCCATTCTGCAATGTTAAACAGGAAGATGTACACTTTAAGCAGAAACTTGCTCAGTAAAAATGAGATACAATGTTTTATGAGCAATAGCGcttgttttataaaaattttccaaaatgcTTGTTAAAGAATcgatttcttcttttgtagTATCAAAGACTCGATACCAGTCTTTGGGTAATTTCATACCGATAACTCTAGCTGCCATTGCGATGCAGCCGCATGCCAAACTAAACGGAGGATACAAAACGCAAAGTCGAGTTCGGCTAGCatcgtttaaaaaattccatgttatttgtaaaagctttttgttATCAATTAGCTGTAATGTTTGTAGATAATGAATTGCCAGCTTGTGAGGAATGACAATATGGGTATCAAAATTCAATGCTCGTAAGACCTCCAATTCCATGTTTGATAATCTATTCCTGGAACTATACATCTCCTCACTGTACAAATCGTGAGCAATGAATCCTCGTGCTTCAAAATTCGTGTCCTTGAAACGCTCTTTAAGATAGACTACAACATTACATATGTCTTGTACAGAAGCTGGAGTTTCGGTAGTTTTACTTCCAATGGACACACAAGCCATAACGATAGCATCAAGATCGGGAACTCTCGGCGGATAAAGTGTGCAGTATCTTcgaaacaaaatcaaacaaacaatTACACAATTTTGAGTTCTAAcaatgttaataaaaagttcaAATGCATTTTATCGCCACAATCCGGCTACTAAAAgctttggaaaataaatgtaaGAAGACTTACAGATTCAAAAGAACGCCTGCTTCCTGAATCCATTCAGAACCTAATGTACATAGTTCCTCTGCATATTCAAAAGAATCAAAGGCTTCTAACTGGGAAGAAGAGGCAAGGGAATGTACCAAAGAATCTGCCATCAGAATATTCCTCAAGAATCAGAATTATTTACTTAACCGAAAACACGATATTCCCATACCCCGTTCATGACCTGCGTTTTTGCATAAGAATACGGTGGGAGTTTCGCTGAGCGATTGTTGTCACTTAGAGCAAATTATTGCTACTTGTAGCAAATTGCAccattaaataaaaggtTCGCTTTGAATTGAATTTCGTAGTTCAGgatcaaataaaatcttCTAAATTCTCACAATACAATGAACGTaacttcttcaaaacattaattttgcttttaattcaaaaagtgATTTACTCTAGTAgtagtaaaaatttactcCGTTGCGGGGAGTCGAACCCCGACCGCGTCGGTGAAAGCGACGAATCCTAGCCGTTGGACCACAACGGAACCGTTGATTGCTTGTTGCACAATGTAATATATGTAcagtaaaattttgttaattaaaaattaaattgttaaaatttaGTAGAAAATAGTACTTTTTCTGGTAAGCTACTGGCAATCTTAAATATCGGTCGAGAGTATAAATAGAAGTGTCGATTGCtacattaaataaaaacttaaaatttactttaGTGTATGCGACAATGAATGACCTTGTTGTGATTGTCTGGAAACAATTCTggttatttattgttattattattcgTGATTGTTGAGATTGGACCTTAAGTTTGAATTTTAGAacattgtaaataaatttcctatttttggatatattttaaatctaAATCTCGTTTAACTGAGTAAATTCATATCAAGAACTCACTGACAAGCCTTTAAATCTAATTTTCTAATCTTTTACATGTTTTTTatagacaaaaaaaacctaTTATATGTTAGTGGTAACTAAATGTTAAAGAAGTAACTCAATACCATATAGCAATTCAGATAGGGCCTTTTGCAATATGTAAACTTCAATGGTGCGAGTACATTTTTGCTATACAAATCTCTATTGTATTCTCTCGTACAATCGTTAGCatctgaatttttaaacttgTTGTACAAATATTCAATATGTTCAGTTGCATGGGATCGACATTGAGTTTACTATCTTATGTGATCTGATAAATTAAGCTGTCGTTACTGAAAGAGCTTACTACCTGGAAAGTCATAAACAATGCGCCATTTAATACTCTCACCATAAGCGTGTTTGATCAAAGCACTCGGCAATCTAATGGAACTCAGCGTTGTTGCTTTAACTTAGGATTCGGCTGTTGGATCTAAATTGTCTCGAAGGAATTACTAAAAGttcaataaacaaaagtattTGATAAGCAGTATTTTACTTATTACCATCGCTCTTAAAAAGATAAACTACgcatatttatatttaacGTCTACCgccaaaaagaaatcttgTAAAGCAAAGACCTCTTAAGTTTGTTagtttttcattaaattattacCCACTTTGGCAATAGtcaaaatcaacaaattgttttaccatcaaaattaataaagtaaacgtttcttaaatttaagaaaattaattgGTAGCGTTAAGGAATTCCTATGTTGGCTTTAAGTTGGCATAATGCTTTACACTATCGCACTACTCGTCTTGCACGTACCTTTATCAAACTGAGCGCAAGGTGCCGCATTCCCTTCTGCGCCAAAATTTCAATCCAAActtaagaaaaatgaaaaattcacACATATACATATTATATGGTTCCGAAACTGGAACCG
This portion of the Schizosaccharomyces pombe strain 972h- genome assembly, chromosome: I genome encodes:
- the cox4 gene encoding cytochrome c oxidase subunit IV, whose product is MFMNSMLRVSRQRAAVRSTVSLYRGFVSASIRRNEQNVVKAAAQELANAKEPSDLIGPGGRDGEVPTDLEQATGLERYELLSELSGRDAFDMKPLDASRKGTLTDPIMVTSLDPYRHIGCTGSPSGSHNLIWMTVYKDKLRRCPECGSVYKLKFMGDPNAEHSH
- the sxa2 gene encoding serine carboxypeptidase Sxa2 — its product is MLSLFLKSLFAIIIIELTIIHALPTYTVHWKCSIQQANTSSASSNQTVQPRQHAAPSSDRIKSLPEFKGSLPELYSGYLEANSDKSLFYTYAPAVVDSETFIVWLQGGPGCAGTLGFFSENGPIEISQSSPSPSLNPESWTNFANMLWLDQPFGTGYSQGQAAYTTTIEEASSDFVNALKSFYQKFPHLMKKKLYLVGESYGSIWSANFAEALLSEPSLNINFMGVGIVSGLTADYETQEQITASIWVEHISKLGYYFNNTSSTISEEFKKRNKECQYDSVLNRLTFPTEQYPIWRPEYNFSTSTSLRKREALDGEDIGNVFNSISGCDLYSLSNFLLYLENSCVITYDVSLDCSFNEYNDPLITYLNREDVRSSLHATKASTALTSGEGVFADGCNFDLYKKIVSNNVESVLVEIIPRLTEKYKVSFLAGALDLQILWTGTLLALQNTTWNGWQGFTQSPGSLETTNGFTLDERNLAFTLSNSVGHMAPSKDPQMVREWLENTLLY
- the mug65 gene encoding spore wall assembly protein produces the protein MTESERTSHLDILYENQRGIMLCGVPYFSEKSLLNFDPAPWVDQHFVASPVSTKTATCPDPSWEWAWQRWYIDMSGDVDESGWQYGFSFTMNNWHGKPVSLHSFVRRRRWIRKRKKKELRRDELPLVPESFTISSSYPIQRSSTQTRSSFEDDSSDFDLSEVTTIPALLRALQDSRIDREKLEALATFLASASIDEKVYVKNCKKDLLKNFVFEHSCRKANELLNASLTAAEASTSQVALRESPTPQD
- the lcp1 gene encoding cyclin L family cyclin, with product MADSLVHSLASSSQLEAFDSFEYAEELCTLGSEWIQEAGVLLNLTQNCVIVCLILFRRYCTLYPPRVPDLDAIVMACVSIGSKTTETPASVQDICNVVVYLKERFKDTNFEARGFIAHDLYSEEMYSSRNRLSNMELEVLRALNFDTHIVIPHKLAIHYLQTLQLIDNKKLLQITWNFLNDASRTRLCVLYPPFSLACGCIAMAARVIGMKLPKDWYRVFDTTKEEIDSLTSILENFYKTSAIAHKTLYLIFTEQVSA